A genomic window from Flintibacter sp. KGMB00164 includes:
- a CDS encoding DUF1934 domain-containing protein, with translation MEKDVIISIKGTQKYENADQDVIELVTEGRLEREGGSYTLSYQESELTGLEGTLTTFQIEPERVTLLRVGEYNSQMVFEEGRRHMAMYNTPYGAMTVGVNTRHLLAELDDQGGDIEIDYAIEIDHAIAGRNIFQIKVKEADGISLKQ, from the coding sequence ATGGAAAAAGATGTAATCATCTCCATTAAGGGGACACAGAAATATGAAAATGCCGATCAGGATGTGATCGAGCTGGTGACCGAGGGTCGTCTGGAGCGGGAGGGCGGCAGCTATACCCTGTCCTACCAGGAGAGCGAGCTGACCGGGTTGGAAGGGACCTTGACCACCTTCCAGATCGAGCCCGAGCGGGTGACCTTGCTGCGAGTGGGAGAGTATAACTCCCAGATGGTATTTGAAGAGGGACGTCGGCACATGGCCATGTATAATACCCCCTACGGAGCCATGACCGTCGGGGTGAATACCCGACACCTGCTGGCTGAGCTGGATGACCAGGGCGGTGACATTGAGATCGACTATGCCATCGAAATTGACCACGCCATCGCCGGTCGGAACATTTTTCAAATCAAGGTGAAAGAAGCGGACGGTATCAGCCTGAAGCAGTAA